The Flammeovirgaceae bacterium genome contains a region encoding:
- a CDS encoding SusC/RagA family TonB-linked outer membrane protein: MIKFYQSIRCCLVVMMAAASVSAFAQRINVTGRVTSSDDGSALPGVNILEKGTNNGTITNANGDFSISVAENATLVVSFVGYATQEVAVGAQSVINISLNADITALEEVVVIGYGSQERKEINSAVASVSAKDFNRGNVTSPTQLLTGKVAGLSVSRAGGDPNQAQTLRLRGITTFGANSEPLIVIDGIVGASLDNVDPNDIASIDVLKDGSAAAIYGTRGSSGVIMITTKSGKAGRGNYTNVEYNGFVSVDNVANKITVLGPSEFVARGGQDFGSQTNWFNELTQTGYSYTNNLTVSGGTNAGTTYSASVNYRNNDGIVKGVNFQRWNTRLALGQEAMNGKLRFNFAVAYNDRKQESINMAAFRYAVIYNPTAPIFDNDETDVDGGYFQRDLFDFFNPIALSRQQQFVGERKNTLLNYSAEYDIIQDLTAKINFAQTRETGLDGAFWSIYDKAEGAGTHGSARRSTYDNTNDLLEFTLKYNRKFGTDLNSEFLLGTASQKRTFEGYAVRVKQFLYDYTSFYNLSFASNREGVNTEASGYRSEDVLLSTFGRANFNYKNTYFFSATVRAESFSGFGENEKTGIFPAASAGVQLSELFDLGPVSNLKFRLSYGVTGALPPFSDLALPVLVPGGTVDFDGDPSTDDDQFVIANQARDPNPTLKWEEKTEINVGVDFGFFGNRLTGAIEYYTRNIDDLLFSVSIPTGAPNPFDPSQPANVAGNAWANIGQIKSAGFEFTASYNDIPIGPVKWTPSLNFTIYDKPVIESFSVGDLGFGEIRLATPGSPGQNNNEIIRNIAGRPLGDMYGPVFRGIDENGNYVLSTTDPDEFVVVGNGLPDGEFGFTNTFTYKNWDLNFLLRGVFGHDLYNSYRGFYENRDAASNTWNSVVTDKTPFVTQSPTFSSLFVEDATYLRLDNATIGYNLSAKNPVFSRARIYLSGQNLFTITDYTGIDPEVRYFDTENGNTFTTNLAPGLERRNTYFTTRTFTFGVTLTLK; this comes from the coding sequence ATGATAAAGTTTTACCAGTCCATACGCTGTTGCCTGGTTGTTATGATGGCAGCGGCATCAGTCAGTGCATTTGCACAACGAATAAACGTAACGGGACGTGTCACCTCATCCGATGATGGCTCCGCGCTACCGGGAGTTAATATTTTAGAAAAAGGAACCAACAACGGAACAATAACCAATGCCAATGGTGACTTCTCCATATCAGTTGCCGAGAACGCCACCCTTGTTGTTTCTTTTGTTGGTTATGCCACTCAGGAAGTAGCAGTAGGTGCTCAAAGTGTAATTAATATCTCATTGAATGCTGATATTACAGCGCTGGAGGAGGTAGTAGTAATAGGTTATGGTTCGCAGGAACGCAAAGAGATTAATAGTGCAGTTGCCAGCGTTTCTGCCAAAGATTTTAACCGCGGTAACGTTACAAGCCCCACGCAATTGTTAACCGGAAAAGTGGCCGGCTTGTCCGTTTCGAGGGCCGGTGGCGATCCGAACCAGGCACAAACCCTTCGGTTACGGGGTATTACCACGTTTGGTGCGAACTCCGAACCACTTATTGTTATTGACGGTATAGTCGGTGCGAGCCTGGATAACGTTGATCCTAATGACATTGCTTCAATTGATGTTTTGAAGGATGGTTCAGCGGCCGCCATCTACGGTACACGAGGTTCCAGCGGTGTAATCATGATTACAACCAAATCGGGTAAAGCAGGCCGGGGTAACTATACCAATGTAGAATACAATGGATTTGTTTCCGTTGATAACGTAGCCAACAAAATAACGGTTTTAGGCCCATCCGAATTTGTTGCCCGGGGCGGCCAGGATTTCGGTTCACAAACCAATTGGTTTAATGAATTAACCCAAACCGGGTATTCCTATACCAACAACTTAACGGTTTCGGGTGGTACCAATGCCGGTACAACCTATTCGGCTTCCGTAAATTATCGGAATAACGATGGCATTGTAAAGGGGGTTAACTTTCAGCGGTGGAATACCCGATTGGCACTTGGGCAGGAAGCTATGAATGGCAAATTGCGATTTAATTTTGCAGTTGCCTATAACGACAGAAAGCAAGAAAGTATTAACATGGCCGCTTTCCGGTATGCCGTTATTTATAACCCGACAGCACCTATTTTTGATAATGATGAAACGGATGTTGATGGGGGCTATTTTCAGCGCGACCTGTTTGATTTCTTTAACCCAATTGCATTAAGCAGGCAGCAGCAGTTTGTTGGTGAGCGAAAAAATACGCTGCTAAATTATAGCGCAGAATATGACATAATTCAGGATCTTACCGCTAAAATCAATTTTGCCCAGACTCGCGAAACTGGTTTAGATGGTGCCTTCTGGAGTATCTATGACAAGGCCGAAGGTGCAGGAACCCATGGTTCGGCAAGGCGCAGTACCTACGATAATACGAATGACCTGTTGGAGTTTACCCTCAAGTACAACCGCAAATTCGGCACCGATTTGAATAGTGAATTCTTGTTGGGTACGGCCTCGCAGAAGAGAACCTTCGAAGGGTATGCTGTTCGCGTAAAACAGTTTTTGTATGACTACACCTCGTTCTACAACCTCTCATTCGCTTCCAATCGCGAAGGGGTTAACACAGAAGCTTCAGGCTACCGTTCGGAGGACGTACTTTTATCAACTTTCGGTAGAGCAAACTTTAATTATAAAAATACCTACTTCTTCTCAGCAACGGTTCGGGCCGAATCGTTTAGTGGATTTGGTGAGAATGAAAAGACCGGTATTTTTCCGGCAGCCAGTGCCGGTGTTCAACTCAGCGAGTTATTTGATTTAGGCCCTGTAAGTAACCTGAAGTTCCGGCTATCGTACGGTGTTACAGGTGCCTTGCCTCCCTTCTCCGATTTAGCGCTCCCTGTACTTGTTCCTGGAGGTACGGTTGATTTTGACGGAGACCCCTCTACTGATGATGACCAGTTTGTTATCGCCAACCAGGCCCGCGATCCCAACCCGACTTTAAAATGGGAGGAAAAGACAGAAATTAACGTGGGTGTTGATTTTGGTTTCTTCGGCAACCGCCTTACCGGTGCTATTGAGTACTACACCAGAAACATCGATGATCTGCTGTTTTCTGTTTCCATCCCAACCGGGGCGCCCAATCCGTTTGACCCAAGTCAACCGGCTAACGTAGCAGGTAATGCCTGGGCTAATATCGGGCAGATTAAATCAGCGGGTTTTGAGTTCACAGCATCGTATAACGACATACCCATTGGTCCGGTAAAATGGACGCCCAGCCTGAACTTTACTATTTATGACAAACCGGTTATCGAATCGTTTAGCGTAGGCGACTTGGGTTTTGGTGAGATTCGCCTTGCAACTCCAGGTTCGCCCGGACAGAACAACAACGAAATTATACGAAACATTGCCGGCCGGCCACTGGGCGATATGTACGGACCGGTATTCCGTGGGATTGATGAAAATGGCAACTATGTGTTAAGCACCACCGACCCTGATGAGTTTGTAGTGGTAGGTAATGGTTTGCCCGATGGTGAATTTGGGTTTACCAACACGTTTACGTATAAAAACTGGGATTTAAACTTCCTGCTGCGGGGTGTATTTGGTCACGATTTGTATAACTCGTACAGAGGATTCTATGAAAACCGCGATGCGGCCTCCAATACATGGAACAGCGTTGTAACCGATAAAACCCCGTTTGTTACCCAATCACCTACCTTCAGTTCGCTGTTTGTTGAGGATGCTACTTACCTGCGGCTGGATAACGCAACTATCGGGTACAACTTGTCAGCTAAAAACCCTGTCTTTTCAAGAGCCAGAATCTACCTGAGCGGGCAGAATTTGTTTACCATTACTGACTACACCGGAATTGACCCTGAGGTACGTTATTTTGACACAGAAAACGGTAACACGTTCACCACTAACCTTGCCCCAGGGTTAGAACGCAGGAATACCTACTTTACCACCCGAACCTTTACATTTGGAGTTACATTGACCTTAAAATAA
- a CDS encoding alpha-amylase produces the protein MIRNILFITVLIFLVFTVNGKEAINPTITPVFFTPSTTITVTYDVTGTPLANLTTAYIWVWIPGKNTNAIYNINPANATAAPAMFTKNLVGGRTLFSITFTPSAFFSGSIAAETSIGMLLKGPDWSNGQTTDYIANFWDGNFKVQLTSPQQQPLFVSNLDIIHIEAQTPVVATFQLFVNGNLVNSQSGITVYSYDHQVTEVAGGSTVAVVAQAGAASDNASFQYLISTSSPVQPRPSGVRPGINYQPDNTRAILCLWAPGKNSVYAFGDFSNWQVLPEHLMFRDGEYFWIELTGLQPQQEYGYQYLVNEQLKLADPFADKILDPLDQYISPSVYPALKPYPVQALNSADYFNRVSVFQTGQVPFTWQISNFQKPAKENLVIYEVLLRDYFSSQHRTYQSLLDTLSYLKRLGVNAIELMPIMEFNGNEGWGYNPTFMFAPDKYYGPKEKLKELVDACHANGMAVILDIALNHQDIPNPMVLLDFDFSTFRPTAQNRWFFTQARHPFNVFYDMNHGSTYTQQYVDTVNYYWLKEYKIDGFRFDLSKGFSTTNYCTTPNCDTGGEVAAWSGYDATRIALLKRMADKIWSHSPDAYIILEHLGSNTEEKELAEYRYSEGKGMLLWGNMNHAYSQISMGYGSDADISGVYYKNRSWETPGLVAYMESHDEERIMYRNLTNGNSASGYSVRNLSTALNRIKAASLLFYTVPGPKMLWQFGELGYDFSINQCVGGSVSSNCRLDPKPVVWDYYNQPSRQSLFYYTADLIRLKKTYDVFQSGNLLMTTGNSLVKQIILRNEPYTAAPTSADDMNVVIVANFDVVPVTTNISFPHTGVWFDYYSYGMPITISSTSTSFTLAPGQYRLFTDVEIENGIVTGIDRTAWEPLVLDVFPNPFINRLNLKTDMLVDKACLINITGTRFCLTKISDTEWLVPALAGGVYILELGLRNRIVHVKVVKE, from the coding sequence ATGATTCGGAACATACTTTTTATTACGGTATTAATCTTTTTAGTCTTTACTGTAAATGGTAAAGAAGCAATTAACCCCACAATTACTCCCGTTTTCTTTACACCATCAACCACCATTACCGTTACGTACGATGTTACAGGTACCCCACTTGCTAATTTAACCACAGCGTATATCTGGGTGTGGATTCCCGGTAAAAACACCAATGCCATCTATAACATTAACCCGGCAAATGCCACGGCAGCACCTGCCATGTTTACCAAAAACCTGGTTGGCGGACGGACCTTATTTTCAATTACATTTACCCCATCAGCATTTTTTTCAGGCAGTATTGCTGCCGAAACTTCCATCGGCATGTTGCTTAAAGGCCCTGACTGGAGTAATGGCCAGACAACCGATTACATTGCCAATTTTTGGGATGGCAATTTTAAAGTTCAACTTACCTCTCCGCAACAACAACCCCTCTTTGTATCAAATCTTGACATAATTCATATTGAGGCACAAACACCTGTTGTTGCAACCTTTCAACTCTTTGTTAATGGTAATCTGGTTAACTCGCAATCGGGAATTACGGTCTATTCGTACGATCATCAGGTTACTGAAGTGGCGGGCGGCAGCACGGTAGCGGTAGTAGCCCAGGCGGGTGCTGCATCAGACAACGCCTCCTTTCAGTACCTCATTTCAACGAGTAGTCCCGTACAACCCAGGCCAAGTGGTGTAAGGCCCGGAATCAATTACCAGCCAGATAATACGCGGGCTATTCTTTGCTTGTGGGCCCCGGGCAAAAACTCAGTTTATGCCTTTGGTGATTTCAGTAACTGGCAAGTGCTGCCGGAACATTTAATGTTTCGGGATGGCGAGTATTTCTGGATTGAATTAACCGGACTACAACCTCAGCAGGAATATGGTTACCAGTACCTGGTTAATGAACAACTTAAACTGGCCGACCCGTTTGCTGATAAAATTCTTGACCCGCTTGATCAGTATATCTCACCATCAGTTTATCCGGCTCTTAAACCTTATCCGGTTCAGGCGCTTAATTCAGCTGACTATTTTAATCGTGTTTCTGTTTTTCAAACAGGTCAGGTACCATTTACCTGGCAGATCAGCAATTTTCAAAAACCTGCCAAAGAGAACCTTGTTATTTATGAAGTTCTGCTTCGTGATTATTTCTCAAGCCAACACCGAACATACCAAAGCCTGCTCGATACGCTGTCGTACCTGAAGCGCCTGGGCGTTAACGCAATTGAGTTAATGCCCATTATGGAATTTAATGGGAATGAGGGGTGGGGCTATAACCCTACCTTTATGTTTGCACCTGACAAATACTATGGGCCCAAAGAAAAGTTAAAGGAACTGGTTGATGCCTGCCATGCTAATGGAATGGCTGTAATACTGGACATTGCTTTAAATCATCAGGATATTCCTAACCCGATGGTGCTGCTTGATTTTGATTTTTCCACTTTCAGGCCAACAGCACAAAACCGTTGGTTTTTTACTCAAGCCAGGCATCCGTTTAATGTCTTCTATGACATGAACCACGGCAGCACCTACACGCAACAGTACGTGGATACGGTTAATTACTACTGGCTTAAAGAGTATAAAATTGACGGTTTCCGGTTTGACCTTTCCAAGGGTTTTAGCACAACTAATTACTGCACAACCCCAAACTGCGATACCGGGGGGGAAGTTGCGGCCTGGAGCGGGTATGATGCAACCCGCATTGCTTTATTGAAGCGGATGGCTGATAAAATCTGGAGTCACTCTCCGGATGCCTATATCATTCTTGAACATCTGGGCTCAAATACCGAAGAAAAGGAGTTGGCAGAATACCGATACAGCGAAGGCAAAGGAATGTTGCTGTGGGGTAATATGAATCATGCCTATAGCCAGATTAGCATGGGCTACGGCTCCGATGCTGATATCAGCGGAGTTTATTATAAAAACCGTTCGTGGGAAACACCGGGTTTGGTGGCTTATATGGAGAGTCACGATGAGGAAAGAATCATGTACAGAAATTTGACAAATGGTAATTCGGCCTCGGGATACTCTGTGCGCAATCTCAGTACGGCATTAAACCGGATAAAGGCCGCGTCATTACTGTTCTATACCGTGCCCGGTCCGAAAATGCTCTGGCAATTTGGTGAGCTGGGTTATGATTTCAGCATCAACCAGTGCGTAGGTGGATCGGTTAGTTCAAATTGCAGGTTAGATCCCAAGCCGGTTGTGTGGGATTATTACAATCAGCCCTCCAGGCAATCGCTGTTTTATTACACGGCCGATCTCATACGTTTGAAGAAAACGTATGATGTTTTTCAGTCGGGTAATTTATTAATGACTACCGGCAACTCCTTAGTTAAGCAAATAATTCTTCGCAATGAGCCTTATACAGCTGCCCCCACATCAGCTGATGACATGAACGTAGTTATTGTAGCTAATTTTGATGTTGTACCTGTAACGACCAATATATCCTTTCCACACACCGGTGTTTGGTTTGACTATTATTCCTATGGAATGCCCATCACGATTTCATCAACCTCTACCAGTTTTACTCTGGCACCCGGTCAGTATCGGCTTTTTACCGATGTTGAAATTGAAAACGGCATCGTGACCGGGATTGACCGCACCGCTTGGGAGCCTCTGGTGCTGGATGTTTTTCCAAATCCATTCATCAACAGATTAAATTTGAAAACCGATATGCTGGTTGATAAGGCCTGCCTGATAAACATAACCGGTACACGTTTTTGTTTAACAAAGATTTCCGATACAGAGTGGCTTGTACCCGCCCTGGCTGGTGGTGTGTATATTCTGGAACTTGGCCTGCGCAACCGGATTGTTCATGTAAAAGTTGTTAAAGAGTAA
- a CDS encoding LacI family DNA-binding transcriptional regulator has translation MKFNQVTIKDIARELGISPSTVSRALKDHPDISPDTKKAVNELAEKLNYQPNIVALSLRQSKTNTVGVVIPEIVHFFFSTVISGIESVAYEAGYNVILTQSNESFEREATDLKALFNSRVDGMLISISRETKNYEHIESILAKEVPIVFFDRMYTNPNTSKVIVDDYVGAHEAVLHLIKQGCKRIAHLESAPGLAIAEDRKKGYLDALTENGLPADESLIIICPTGSLDEGKAAAEKLLKFNPRPDAIFANNDLLAMGAMQAIKQSGLKIPDDVAVVGFSNWFFSALMDPPLSSVDQPGFEMGQEAAKLLIRQIEKQGKENAVVPPETRILKTRLIVRESSLRKKA, from the coding sequence ATGAAGTTCAATCAGGTTACCATTAAAGACATCGCCCGCGAACTGGGCATTTCGCCCTCCACGGTGAGCCGTGCATTAAAAGACCACCCCGACATCAGCCCTGACACAAAAAAAGCCGTTAACGAACTGGCCGAAAAACTTAACTACCAGCCCAACATCGTAGCGTTGAGCCTTCGCCAAAGTAAAACGAATACCGTAGGCGTTGTCATTCCGGAAATTGTGCACTTCTTCTTCTCAACCGTAATCAGTGGCATCGAATCGGTGGCTTACGAAGCAGGTTACAACGTCATCCTCACCCAATCCAATGAATCGTTTGAACGCGAAGCCACCGACCTGAAAGCCCTCTTTAACAGCCGTGTTGACGGCATGCTCATCTCCATCTCGCGCGAAACCAAAAACTATGAACACATTGAGTCCATCCTGGCCAAAGAAGTTCCCATTGTATTTTTTGACCGGATGTACACCAATCCAAACACCAGCAAAGTTATTGTTGATGATTACGTGGGCGCACATGAGGCGGTTCTTCACCTTATTAAACAAGGATGCAAGCGCATAGCACACCTCGAATCAGCCCCCGGCCTGGCCATTGCCGAAGACCGTAAAAAGGGTTACCTCGATGCACTTACCGAAAATGGGCTGCCCGCTGATGAATCACTGATTATCATTTGTCCGACCGGTTCGTTGGACGAAGGTAAAGCAGCTGCTGAAAAATTATTGAAATTTAACCCACGGCCCGATGCTATTTTTGCCAACAACGACCTGCTGGCTATGGGCGCCATGCAGGCTATTAAACAAAGTGGATTAAAAATTCCTGATGATGTTGCCGTAGTCGGGTTCAGCAACTGGTTCTTCAGCGCATTGATGGACCCTCCCCTCTCATCGGTTGATCAACCCGGTTTCGAAATGGGGCAGGAGGCAGCCAAACTGCTCATCCGGCAGATTGAAAAGCAAGGAAAAGAAAATGCCGTTGTCCCACCCGAAACCCGGATACTTAAAACCCGCTTAATAGTAAGAGAATCCTCTTTGCGTAAAAAAGCCTGA
- a CDS encoding glycoside hydrolase family 65 protein: MKQYLKHDPWQIIEEGFNPHVNKVSESIFSIGNGHMGQRGNFEEAYSGESLQGTYVAGVYYPDKTRVGWWKNGYPEYFAKVLNAPRWIGIGVNIEKHELDLATARVESFYRILDMRTGLLTRQFVVMLPDGKKLEVESKRFCSMAQGEVGAISYTLRAVNFSGVAQLTLDVDADVINQDSNYQEKFWDEVSKDSYHQRVIVTAQTKKTQFQVATGMSYRVQSGGKPIEPRNMQVIQREKYAAHVFEVELQQDKAVTIYKYAAVLSSLNHPQEKLTERCQAILDGALQAGFDDLFQAHAHTWQRKWEECDITIEGDVAAQQGIRFNIFQLTQTYTGNDERLNIGPKGFTGEKYGGSTYWDTEAYCIPFFLGTAPPRVARNLLIYRYKHLARAIENAGKLGFTGGAALYPMVTMNGEECHNEWEITFEEIHRNGAIAYAIYDYVRYTGDEGYLADYGLEVLIGIARFWSQRINWSEDKKKYVMLGVTGPNEYENNVNNNWYTNYIAVWTLRYTIEVLNHVKVTAADKWKALQNKVAFSETAEPARWNDIVANMYFPYDKTREIFLQQDGFLDKELIPVSALAEQDRPLNQKWSWDRILRSCFIKQADVLQGLYFFEEQFTLEEIKRNFDFYEPMTVHESSLSPCVHSILASRLGYYDKAYEMYLRTSRLDLDDYNNDTEDGCHITSMAGTWMSIVKGFGGMRVQDGNLHLKPFLPQQWKSYSFRLEFQNRIIKVTITKAGTDVKLIAGNDLSIIVNGIERKLMLN; encoded by the coding sequence ATGAAACAGTATTTAAAGCATGATCCGTGGCAAATTATTGAAGAGGGGTTTAATCCGCATGTCAATAAGGTTTCTGAAAGTATCTTCAGCATTGGTAACGGGCACATGGGCCAGCGGGGTAATTTTGAAGAAGCCTATTCAGGCGAAAGCCTGCAAGGCACCTATGTGGCTGGTGTATATTATCCTGATAAAACACGGGTAGGCTGGTGGAAGAACGGGTATCCTGAGTACTTCGCCAAAGTGTTAAATGCACCGAGATGGATTGGCATTGGGGTAAACATCGAAAAACACGAGTTGGATTTGGCAACAGCCCGCGTTGAATCATTTTATCGCATACTTGATATGCGAACAGGCTTGTTAACCCGGCAGTTTGTTGTGATGCTGCCTGACGGTAAGAAGTTGGAAGTTGAAAGCAAGCGGTTTTGCAGCATGGCCCAGGGCGAAGTGGGCGCAATTTCGTACACACTCCGGGCAGTAAACTTTTCGGGCGTGGCCCAACTTACCCTGGATGTTGATGCCGATGTAATTAATCAGGATTCAAACTACCAGGAGAAATTCTGGGATGAAGTCTCTAAAGATTCATATCACCAACGCGTTATAGTAACCGCCCAAACAAAGAAAACACAATTTCAGGTTGCTACCGGAATGAGTTACCGGGTTCAGTCGGGCGGTAAACCTATTGAGCCACGGAACATGCAGGTTATCCAGCGCGAGAAATACGCAGCTCATGTTTTTGAGGTTGAGCTTCAGCAGGATAAGGCCGTTACTATTTACAAATATGCGGCAGTACTATCTTCCCTTAATCATCCGCAGGAAAAGTTAACGGAGCGGTGCCAGGCCATATTGGATGGTGCCTTGCAAGCCGGTTTTGATGACCTTTTTCAGGCCCATGCGCACACCTGGCAGCGTAAATGGGAGGAGTGTGATATTACCATTGAAGGAGACGTAGCTGCACAGCAGGGAATACGGTTTAACATTTTTCAACTAACCCAAACCTATACGGGCAACGATGAACGCCTGAATATTGGGCCTAAAGGATTTACGGGCGAGAAGTACGGAGGCAGCACATATTGGGATACCGAAGCGTATTGCATCCCCTTTTTTTTAGGAACTGCCCCGCCACGGGTTGCCCGGAATCTGTTGATATACCGGTACAAACACCTTGCCAGGGCTATTGAAAATGCGGGCAAACTGGGGTTCACAGGGGGTGCGGCACTTTATCCAATGGTAACCATGAATGGTGAGGAATGTCATAATGAATGGGAGATAACCTTTGAAGAGATTCATCGAAACGGAGCGATTGCCTATGCCATTTACGATTACGTTCGCTATACCGGTGATGAAGGCTACCTGGCCGACTATGGCCTCGAAGTTTTGATCGGGATTGCACGGTTCTGGTCGCAACGGATTAACTGGTCGGAGGATAAAAAGAAATACGTGATGTTGGGCGTTACCGGTCCTAACGAGTATGAAAACAATGTAAACAACAACTGGTATACGAATTATATTGCTGTTTGGACCTTGCGGTACACCATAGAGGTACTCAATCACGTTAAAGTCACGGCAGCCGACAAATGGAAGGCTCTGCAAAATAAAGTAGCATTTTCTGAAACCGCTGAACCGGCCCGATGGAATGACATTGTGGCCAATATGTATTTTCCTTACGACAAAACCAGAGAAATATTTCTTCAGCAGGATGGGTTTCTGGATAAAGAATTGATTCCGGTAAGTGCCCTTGCCGAGCAGGATCGGCCGCTTAATCAAAAATGGTCGTGGGATCGTATCCTTCGCTCGTGCTTTATTAAACAGGCCGATGTGTTGCAAGGACTGTATTTTTTTGAAGAGCAGTTTACTTTGGAAGAAATAAAACGCAATTTTGATTTCTATGAGCCGATGACTGTTCACGAGTCTTCGCTTTCGCCATGCGTACATTCAATATTGGCTTCCCGTTTAGGTTATTATGATAAAGCGTATGAAATGTACCTCCGCACCAGCCGGCTTGACCTTGACGATTACAACAACGACACCGAGGATGGCTGCCACATTACCAGCATGGCAGGTACATGGATGAGCATTGTAAAAGGTTTTGGCGGAATGCGGGTGCAGGATGGAAACCTTCACTTAAAACCGTTTCTCCCACAGCAGTGGAAGTCGTATTCCTTCCGGTTGGAGTTCCAAAACCGGATAATTAAAGTAACAATTACAAAGGCAGGAACAGATGTTAAACTTATTGCGGGTAACGATTTAAGCATAATTGTTAATGGCATTGAGCGAAAACTCATGCTAAACTGA
- the pgmB gene encoding beta-phosphoglucomutase, with protein MEACIFDLDGVIVDTARFHFLAWKRLASKLGIELTEQYNEKLKGVSRLDSLNFILELKKIKLTEDEKMQLAEKKNARFVEYIHAMNPRDIYPGVPELLSELKSVKIKVGLASSSKNAHLVLAQLGISDQFEVIVDGTMITHTKPHPEIFLKTAALLTTPPAKCLVIEDAAAGVAAAKAAGMSCIGIGEKSVLNQADLVVNNIAELSLTVLNQLMQHR; from the coding sequence ATGGAGGCTTGTATTTTTGATTTAGATGGGGTTATTGTTGATACCGCCCGTTTTCATTTTTTAGCATGGAAACGCCTCGCTTCAAAGTTGGGAATTGAGCTTACCGAGCAGTACAACGAAAAGTTAAAGGGGGTAAGCAGGCTTGATTCCTTGAATTTTATACTTGAGTTAAAAAAAATTAAACTGACCGAGGATGAGAAAATGCAACTGGCCGAAAAAAAGAATGCCAGGTTTGTTGAATATATTCATGCGATGAATCCCCGCGATATTTACCCCGGTGTTCCCGAGTTGCTTTCCGAATTAAAATCCGTAAAAATAAAAGTCGGGCTTGCCAGCAGTAGCAAAAATGCTCATTTGGTTTTGGCTCAACTCGGAATTTCCGATCAGTTTGAGGTAATCGTTGACGGAACAATGATTACCCACACAAAACCTCACCCCGAGATTTTTTTAAAGACAGCCGCCCTGCTTACTACGCCACCGGCAAAGTGCCTGGTTATTGAAGATGCTGCAGCCGGGGTTGCCGCTGCCAAAGCAGCCGGTATGAGCTGTATAGGAATTGGCGAGAAGTCGGTTTTAAATCAAGCCGATCTCGTGGTTAATAATATTGCTGAACTATCATTAACGGTGCTTAACCAACTTATGCAACATAGATAA